The nucleotide window TGAACCAGAGGCTCTACGAAATTTTCAATCTGGTGAGAGTGCTTTCATGAGGAATTGGCCGTATGCATGGGCAGAACTTCAAAAACAAGACAGTCCGGTCAGAGGGAAAATTGGAATCTCAACAATGGTTTCATTGCCTGGTGTGGAACCAGCCTCAACGCTAGGAAGTTGGGGTTTTACTCTACTTCGTGGTTCAAACCATAAAGATGCAGTCATTAAAGCCATCAAATATTTAACCTCAGCCGAGGCACAGAGAGTTATGTTCATCGAACACGGTTATACACCGACGGTGAAAGCGCTTTACGAAGATCTAGAACTAATTCAGGACTATCCACACTTGGCGTTGCTATCCAGAGCATTAAATAATGCGGTGCTAAGGCCTGAAACTCCAATCTATGCACAAATCAGTGACGTTCTTCAGCGATCACTTAGTGCCTCATTAACTGGGGAAGAAAAGCCTAAGTTGTCAATGAATAGAGCAGATAGATCATCTGAACAAATTCTAGTCGCTGCTGGTGGGACTCCATCATGATCTTGATCGCCTTATTACTTCCATCAATTATTTTTTTAGGAATCGTATTTGGTTTTCCTTTACTAAGCTATTTATGGTTAAGTCTTCACGCAAATTCTGTTTTAACATCTTTCAGGTCGATCTTTAACGGATGGGCAAACTGGAATCGTTTTATCCATGATTATCGTTATTGGCAAGATTTTCTCCAAACAATACGTTTTTCGGTTGCTTCAGTTGGAATAGAATTATTACTTGGATTGATCATTGCTTTGATCCTTCATCGCCCAATGAAGTTTCGAGGGTGGATACGTTCGTCATCATTAATACCCTGGGCTTTGCCTACAACAGTTATGGCCCTTGGATGGCGTTGGATCTTTAACAGCCCCTTCGGTCCCATTGATCAGTTCACCACTGCTCTGGGTGCTCAATCCCTCAATATTCTTGGCAATCCATCCACTGCTTGGATTGCTACTGTTTATTCAGATGTCTGGAAAACGACACCCTTTGTTGCCTTAATACTTCTTGCTGGCCTACAAAGCATTCCTGCAGACCTATATGAAGCCTGCAGACTTGAAGGGGCATCCGCTAGTTCCTGTTTCAGAAGAATTACCCTTCCCCTTCTTATGCCTTACATTGGACTTGCTGCTATGTTTCGGTTAGCTCAAGCGTTTGGTGTTTTTGATCTTATACAGGTCATGACTGGAGGTGGTCCTGCCAGCAGCACTGAAAGTATTGCTCTGTATGCATACTTAAATGCTTTGCGATTTTTAGATTTCGGATACGGAGCAACGATTATAATCGGTAGCTTTATTTTGTTAAGCATCCTCGTTGCATCTTGTTGGTTTTTTGTACACTTATTTAATAGAAAGCGTTCAATTATGATAACAAAATGAAATTCAAATCCTCCTTGATCGTCCTTCTTCTTGTTTGGTCAATCATGCCATTGCTTTGGCAACTTTATACCTCATTCTCTACTGATCAGGCTCTTGTGACACCCTTCGCTGAGTTATCAGAAAGATGGACATTGGACCATTATCGAAATGTCATTTCATCTGATCCACCTTTTTTCATGTACTTAGCGAACAGTTTCTTTGTTGGGATAATATCAACATTATTAACATTGTTTGTGGCTCTTCCTGCTGCTTATTCGATTAGCAAGCTCTCAAGAAAGACATCAAATTATGTGAGAGTTATTCTCGTTGCTTGTGCACTTTTTCCATATGTTCTCTTATTTCTTTCTTTACTAGAATTGGCGAGAACATTCTCTCTTGGCAATAATCTCATTGCACTTGCACTGCCCTACACAGCGTTATCACAGCCACTTGCTGTACTTCTGCTATCAAGCGCTTTTGTTTCCCTTCCTTCAGAACTGGATGATGCTGCAAGGGTCGAAGGCCTATCGCTAATAAAACGTTTTAGATGGATCTACATCCCATTACTGTCCCCAGCAATTGCGAGTACTGCAATCCTGATCTTTCTTTTCTCTTGGAATGAATATCCAATTGCACTAACTTGGATTAGTGATAATTCTAAGCTAACGCTTCCCGTTGCTATGGCTAGAATCGCTGGTTCTTCCATTCATTCTGTTCCCTACGGTGCTTATGCAGCTGCAACTGTACTTGGTGCCATACCTCTTATCTTACTAGTGATAGTATTTCAGAAGCCAATCGTATCTGGACTAACCAGTGGAGCCATCAAAGGATGACACTTGTTCTCAAATCTGTCGGTCGAAAAGTTGGAAATAACTGGATCGTCAAGGATCTCAATTTTTCTGTAAGGCAAAACGAGTGTCTTGTAGTCGTTGGTCCGAGTGGATGTGGAAAGAGTTCTACTCTTCGCTTAATTGCTGGATTAGATCGATGTGATCATGGATCAATCAAAATTGACGACCGTGATATCACTAATCTTCAACCATCAGAGCGTGCAATTGGTATGGTTTTCCAAAGCTATGCACTACTCCCTCATTTAACCGTCTATGAGAATCTGGAGTTAGGTTTGCGAGTTCGAGGTATGCGAGCAGAGCAGAGAGCAAGAAGAATCCAAAATATTCTTGATATAGTTCAATTAAGTGATCGTCCTAACCATTTACCGTCTGCATTGTCAGGTGGACAAAGACAGAGAGTGGCATTAGCTCGTGCTTTGCTGCGTGATCCAAAGGTTTATTTACTTGATGAGCCGATGAGTAATCTTGATGCTCAACTGAGAGAAAAAATCCGACCTGAACTAAGGAGCCTCATCTTGAGTCAGGAAAAACCTACGCTTTATGTTACTCATGACCAAAATGAAGCCCTAGCTATGGCCACTAAAATTGCCATCTTAAACAATGGACAGATTGAACAACTAGACACTCCATTTAATGTGTACCATAACCCACAATCACTTTTTGTAGCACAGTTTTTAGGTCGCCCACAAATTAATTGCCTCAAAGTACGTAATAATACTATTGATGCTGTTAGGCCCGAAAATTTAACCATCAGTGATTCTGGACTACCATGCCGTCTACTCGCCCGTGAGTGGTTAGGTAATACGCAACTTCTCTATCTAGATTCTGATGAAGGTGAATTAAGAATGACAATTGATCCATCATTCGTCTGTCCCGAGCGTATATTCGTACAATGGGATAAGTCTAAAGTTTTTCATTTTGATGCGAAAACTGGACAGCGTAAAAGTTTTCATTAACTACAAACAGCTTAAGCTGAATTATCGACTTATCCATTTATTTGCTGTGTCAAGTCTGAGTACTGCATTATTTTAATTGACAATCTTAAGGTGAGTCATGAGATCAAAGCTTGCCAACAAAATGGTGTTAACTTTATCGAATTACCCATTACTTTTGACGCTATAACTGTCGTCGCCAATCAATCGAACGGTTGGCTGAATTCGCTTACACCTTCCGAACTCTCACGCTTGTGGTCCAAAGCTTCACAAGGCAAGGTATCGAGCTGGAATCAAGTCAATCTTGATTTTCCTGATCAACCAATCAAATTATGCGGACCAGGAAAAGACTCAGGCACATTTGATATCTTTAATAAAGCCATAAATCGCTCTCCTACTAATTCTAGAACTGATTACAAGGCAAGCGAAGATGACAATGTAATTGTCGGTTGTGTAGCGAATAATACCAATGCACTGGGCTATTTTGGTTTTTCCTATTTTCTCAATAATCAATCTAAATTAAAAGCCATTCGGATTGTAAATGGCAAGGGGATTTCAGTTCTTCCCTCTGTCGCAGCGGTGCAAAAAGAGGTCTATCAGCCTCTTTCGCGTCCTCTTTTCCTCTATGTCAACGATCGTTCATTGCGCAATAACACCCCTTTGCGAAATTTTATT belongs to Synechococcus sp. WH 7805 and includes:
- a CDS encoding carbohydrate ABC transporter permease, which codes for MILIALLLPSIIFLGIVFGFPLLSYLWLSLHANSVLTSFRSIFNGWANWNRFIHDYRYWQDFLQTIRFSVASVGIELLLGLIIALILHRPMKFRGWIRSSSLIPWALPTTVMALGWRWIFNSPFGPIDQFTTALGAQSLNILGNPSTAWIATVYSDVWKTTPFVALILLAGLQSIPADLYEACRLEGASASSCFRRITLPLLMPYIGLAAMFRLAQAFGVFDLIQVMTGGGPASSTESIALYAYLNALRFLDFGYGATIIIGSFILLSILVASCWFFVHLFNRKRSIMITK
- a CDS encoding carbohydrate ABC transporter permease; the encoded protein is MKFKSSLIVLLLVWSIMPLLWQLYTSFSTDQALVTPFAELSERWTLDHYRNVISSDPPFFMYLANSFFVGIISTLLTLFVALPAAYSISKLSRKTSNYVRVILVACALFPYVLLFLSLLELARTFSLGNNLIALALPYTALSQPLAVLLLSSAFVSLPSELDDAARVEGLSLIKRFRWIYIPLLSPAIASTAILIFLFSWNEYPIALTWISDNSKLTLPVAMARIAGSSIHSVPYGAYAAATVLGAIPLILLVIVFQKPIVSGLTSGAIKG
- a CDS encoding ABC transporter ATP-binding protein — its product is MTLVLKSVGRKVGNNWIVKDLNFSVRQNECLVVVGPSGCGKSSTLRLIAGLDRCDHGSIKIDDRDITNLQPSERAIGMVFQSYALLPHLTVYENLELGLRVRGMRAEQRARRIQNILDIVQLSDRPNHLPSALSGGQRQRVALARALLRDPKVYLLDEPMSNLDAQLREKIRPELRSLILSQEKPTLYVTHDQNEALAMATKIAILNNGQIEQLDTPFNVYHNPQSLFVAQFLGRPQINCLKVRNNTIDAVRPENLTISDSGLPCRLLAREWLGNTQLLYLDSDEGELRMTIDPSFVCPERIFVQWDKSKVFHFDAKTGQRKSFH
- a CDS encoding substrate-binding domain-containing protein — translated: MSHEIKACQQNGVNFIELPITFDAITVVANQSNGWLNSLTPSELSRLWSKASQGKVSSWNQVNLDFPDQPIKLCGPGKDSGTFDIFNKAINRSPTNSRTDYKASEDDNVIVGCVANNTNALGYFGFSYFLNNQSKLKAIRIVNGKGISVLPSVAAVQKEVYQPLSRPLFLYVNDRSLRNNTPLRNFITFYLRNVEQLVKQTNYIPLQSATYRLVDSKLYRHILGSSFGGNIPVGLTIGQILNKF